Proteins from one Flammeovirgaceae bacterium genomic window:
- a CDS encoding sodium:solute symporter family protein: MIYSVVTIAYLSLLIGVIIYKSRSVKDEEDFVVAGRGVPVYLLVGTLVCTWIGSGSLFGTAGLSFRTGFGELWFSAGAWIGIVVIYFIAARVRKISKFTLTDILEQRYNHTAKILGTVTIIVAYLVIAGYQFKGGGRFLAILSNGAIDVETGAFLSCVTIIVFTALAGMVSIISIDIFNGILMIVALFIALPFAVASHGGTAEVLHTITSTNPQYLSLTSGRDPWWILGVILPTFILLVSESSIYQKFSSAKDSASAKKAVFGMLVGVVAIETVMCTIAVVGYAIYSSDPRFFLPDGSINQAMAEEVILRIGYEQVPAIVGAMLFAAGVAIILSTGNTFLMVTSTNLTQDILKRYFFKKTIEPRKLIRVQQTCIVFLGLLAYVLVTQFETVLEMAFISYTMIGASLAPVLLASFFWKRVTSTGAICSIAAGMIVPVVNKVLEASGTSFGPFPVHTDYIAIPSLAASLFLLVVVSLLTARPDEEKWRPFFEKS; this comes from the coding sequence ATGATTTATTCCGTAGTTACCATTGCTTACCTGTCCCTTTTGATCGGGGTCATCATCTATAAAAGCCGGTCGGTAAAGGACGAGGAAGATTTTGTGGTGGCAGGCCGTGGCGTCCCGGTGTACCTGCTTGTAGGGACGCTCGTCTGTACGTGGATAGGTTCGGGCAGCCTGTTTGGTACGGCAGGGCTTAGTTTCCGTACTGGCTTTGGCGAGCTCTGGTTCTCTGCCGGTGCCTGGATTGGGATCGTAGTGATCTATTTTATTGCCGCACGGGTGCGCAAGATATCCAAATTTACCCTCACTGACATCTTGGAGCAACGGTATAACCATACCGCCAAAATCCTGGGGACAGTCACGATCATTGTTGCCTATCTCGTGATCGCGGGATATCAATTTAAAGGAGGGGGCCGGTTTTTGGCCATCCTTTCCAATGGTGCCATCGATGTGGAAACTGGCGCCTTCCTTTCATGCGTAACCATCATTGTCTTTACCGCCTTGGCGGGAATGGTCTCCATCATCTCCATCGACATTTTCAATGGCATCCTCATGATCGTGGCCCTTTTCATTGCGTTGCCTTTTGCCGTGGCCTCCCATGGGGGCACCGCAGAAGTGCTCCATACGATCACGTCCACCAACCCGCAATACCTATCCCTTACCTCAGGCCGGGACCCCTGGTGGATACTTGGCGTGATCCTGCCCACTTTTATTTTGCTGGTAAGTGAAAGCAGCATCTACCAAAAGTTTTCATCGGCAAAAGATTCTGCCTCAGCGAAGAAAGCAGTTTTTGGAATGTTGGTGGGGGTGGTCGCCATCGAGACCGTGATGTGCACCATAGCTGTGGTGGGTTATGCCATATACTCCAGCGACCCCCGCTTCTTCCTTCCCGATGGGTCGATCAACCAGGCCATGGCCGAAGAGGTAATCCTGAGGATCGGGTATGAGCAAGTGCCTGCCATAGTGGGCGCCATGCTGTTTGCGGCCGGTGTGGCCATCATCCTGTCCACCGGCAACACTTTCCTTATGGTCACTTCCACCAACCTTACACAGGATATTTTAAAGCGGTATTTTTTCAAGAAAACCATTGAGCCCCGAAAATTGATCCGGGTACAGCAAACCTGCATCGTTTTTCTGGGCCTATTGGCGTATGTGCTGGTAACCCAATTTGAGACGGTGTTGGAAATGGCCTTCATTTCGTACACCATGATAGGCGCTTCGTTGGCACCGGTGCTGCTGGCCAGTTTCTTTTGGAAAAGGGTCACTTCCACAGGGGCCATTTGTTCGATAGCCGCAGGAATGATCGTACCGGTAGTCAACAAGGTATTGGAGGCAAGCGGCACCTCTTTCGGGCCCTTTCCGGTACATACCGATTATATTGCCATCCCCTCACTGGCCGCGTCCCTATTCCTGCTGGTGGTGGTAAGCTTGCTAACGGCCAGGCCAGACGAGGAAAAGTGGCGGCCATTTTTTGAAAAATCCTAA
- the pckA gene encoding phosphoenolpyruvate carboxykinase (ATP) — MQESGVKPVQASIQDLGIKDGTAHWNLPPAELAKIAVNLNQATVTSTGAIAVDTGEFTGRSPKDKFTVKDDITKDAVWWNNFNIPFEPEKFEKLRQKVANYFNGKEFYVRDVYACADPRYQINIRVVTELPWSNLFASNMFLRPTQEELLQFKPEWTILCAPNFRANPEEDGTRQHNFSIVDFTKKIILIGGSAYTGEIKKGVFSALNFILPHQQNVLSMHCSANTGKDGDTAIFFGLSGTGKTTLSADPERKLIGDDEHGWTPDNVIFNFEGGCYAKAIDLSAEKEPDIFGAIKEGALLENISYKEGTNEVNYSDSSKTENTRVSYPIEHIRNIAVPSLGRNPKNIFFLTCDAYGVLPPISKLTPGQAAFHFISGYTAKVAGTEAGVTEPTTTFSTCFGAPFMPLHPTRYAEMLSKKMKEANVTVWLVNTGWSGGPYGVGSRMSLKYTRALIAAALGGDLKNARFENHDIFGVAMPTACEGVPAEILNPRNTWKDKEAYDQKANLLASSFNKNFEKFAEYANKEILNGAPKVKENV, encoded by the coding sequence ATGCAAGAAAGTGGAGTCAAACCTGTCCAGGCCTCAATCCAGGATTTAGGAATCAAAGACGGAACAGCACACTGGAACTTACCCCCAGCGGAGCTTGCAAAAATAGCCGTGAACTTAAACCAGGCCACCGTTACCAGCACCGGGGCCATAGCTGTCGACACCGGGGAGTTTACCGGCCGATCGCCAAAAGACAAGTTTACCGTAAAAGACGATATTACAAAAGATGCGGTATGGTGGAACAACTTCAACATCCCATTCGAACCTGAAAAGTTTGAGAAACTCCGCCAAAAGGTGGCCAACTATTTCAATGGAAAGGAGTTTTACGTACGTGACGTGTATGCTTGCGCGGACCCCCGGTACCAGATCAACATACGGGTGGTAACGGAATTGCCCTGGTCCAATTTGTTTGCCAGCAACATGTTCCTGCGCCCCACCCAGGAAGAACTGCTTCAATTTAAGCCCGAATGGACCATCTTGTGTGCCCCCAATTTCAGGGCCAACCCCGAAGAAGACGGGACACGCCAGCACAATTTTTCCATTGTTGATTTTACGAAAAAGATCATCCTGATAGGCGGCAGTGCCTATACCGGTGAAATCAAAAAGGGGGTATTTTCTGCCCTGAACTTCATACTCCCCCATCAACAAAACGTACTTTCCATGCACTGTTCCGCAAATACCGGCAAGGATGGCGATACCGCTATTTTCTTTGGGCTGTCCGGAACGGGCAAAACAACGCTTTCAGCGGATCCCGAACGGAAGCTGATAGGTGACGATGAGCATGGGTGGACACCGGACAACGTCATCTTCAACTTTGAAGGCGGGTGCTACGCCAAGGCCATTGACCTCTCAGCAGAAAAGGAACCTGATATATTTGGTGCCATCAAAGAGGGTGCATTGCTGGAAAACATTTCCTATAAGGAGGGGACCAACGAAGTAAATTATTCTGATAGCTCAAAGACGGAAAACACGCGAGTGAGTTATCCCATTGAGCATATCCGGAACATCGCAGTACCCTCGTTGGGCCGGAACCCGAAGAACATCTTCTTCCTTACCTGTGATGCCTACGGGGTACTCCCCCCCATTTCAAAGCTTACCCCCGGGCAGGCGGCCTTCCATTTTATTTCTGGCTACACCGCCAAGGTGGCAGGAACGGAGGCGGGCGTGACCGAGCCCACCACCACCTTCTCCACTTGCTTTGGGGCGCCCTTTATGCCTTTGCACCCTACCCGGTATGCTGAAATGCTGAGCAAAAAGATGAAGGAAGCCAATGTAACGGTATGGCTGGTAAACACAGGCTGGTCGGGTGGCCCGTACGGGGTGGGGAGCAGGATGAGCTTGAAGTACACACGGGCGTTGATCGCGGCCGCCCTTGGCGGGGATTTGAAGAATGCCCGTTTTGAAAACCATGATATCTTTGGAGTGGCCATGCCTACCGCTTGCGAGGGCGTGCCTGCGGAAATCCTCAATCCAAGGAATACCTGGAAGGACAAAGAAGCCTACGACCAAAAGGCCAACCTCCTGGCCAGCTCCTTTAACAAGAACTTCGAAAAGTTTGCAGAATATGCCAACAAGGAAATCCTTAATGGTGCGCCCAAGGTAAAGGAGAACGTGTAG
- a CDS encoding c-type cytochrome: MINRIFPFLLMATIAWACGSKTEKVNTEDYGEPQAQTEQAPAQAPAEASEEDMVKEGAALVAKNDCTTCHHQTDKLIGPAHKEVAEKYAFTPENVKMLAEKIIKGGTGNWGQIPMTPHPNISQADAEKMAMYVLSLDGEKESK, translated from the coding sequence ATGATAAACAGAATATTTCCATTTTTATTAATGGCCACTATTGCCTGGGCATGCGGATCCAAAACAGAAAAGGTGAATACCGAAGATTACGGTGAACCCCAGGCACAAACCGAGCAAGCCCCGGCACAAGCACCCGCGGAGGCTTCAGAGGAGGATATGGTCAAAGAGGGTGCTGCACTTGTGGCCAAAAACGATTGCACCACTTGTCACCACCAAACCGACAAACTTATTGGCCCCGCCCACAAAGAGGTGGCCGAGAAGTATGCCTTCACACCTGAGAACGTGAAAATGTTGGCGGAAAAAATCATTAAAGGGGGTACCGGCAACTGGGGGCAAATCCCGATGACGCCACACCCAAATATTTCGCAAGCCGATGCGGAAAAGATGGCCATGTACGTACTCTCCTTGGATGGTGAGAAAGAGTCTAAGTAA
- a CDS encoding ROK family protein, which produces MKPAQHQHLWGIDLGGTKIEGVVLESPTTPNVLARHRLPTGSQFGYAHVLGQIGQVMEKLGKEVGYRPSTVGMGTPGILDPATRLMKNCNSTCLNGKPLRHDLEEKLGMGFVLANDANCFALAETQMGIVRERFKGAKVVFGVIMGTGVGGGIVVNGAIINGLHGIGGEWGHNFLDASGGPCYCGKEGCVETVLSGPALEKYYHALTGQKKGLPEIYKAHQAGLDQNATVTINRLTYFFGKAISTVVNILDPDVIVVGGGVGNIEALYTEGIASLKDHVFNDYLEVKVVKPKLGDSAGVFGAAFLTVGNFPLSH; this is translated from the coding sequence ATGAAGCCCGCTCAACATCAACATTTATGGGGCATTGACCTTGGGGGCACCAAGATAGAAGGGGTTGTACTGGAGTCCCCAACCACGCCTAACGTGTTGGCCCGCCACCGCCTGCCCACCGGGAGCCAATTTGGCTATGCACATGTGTTAGGTCAAATCGGCCAGGTGATGGAAAAGCTGGGCAAGGAGGTAGGGTACCGTCCTTCAACAGTTGGCATGGGTACGCCCGGTATCCTTGACCCCGCTACCCGGCTAATGAAAAACTGCAACTCCACTTGTTTGAACGGGAAGCCCCTTCGGCACGACCTTGAGGAAAAATTGGGCATGGGGTTTGTCCTGGCCAACGATGCCAATTGTTTTGCCCTGGCCGAAACCCAAATGGGGATTGTGCGGGAGCGTTTTAAGGGCGCGAAAGTCGTATTTGGCGTAATCATGGGCACCGGGGTGGGCGGGGGGATTGTGGTTAATGGCGCCATCATCAACGGGCTGCATGGCATCGGTGGGGAGTGGGGCCATAATTTTTTGGATGCTTCCGGGGGGCCATGCTATTGTGGGAAGGAGGGGTGCGTGGAGACGGTTTTGTCGGGGCCTGCCCTGGAGAAATACTACCACGCGCTGACCGGCCAAAAGAAGGGGTTGCCAGAAATATACAAGGCGCACCAGGCCGGCCTGGACCAAAACGCTACCGTGACGATAAATAGGTTGACCTATTTTTTTGGAAAGGCCATAAGCACGGTGGTCAATATACTGGATCCTGACGTGATTGTGGTGGGTGGCGGTGTGGGCAATATAGAGGCACTTTACACGGAAGGGATAGCCTCATTAAAAGATCATGTGTTCAACGACTACCTGGAGGTTAAGGTAGTAAAGCCAAAGCTGGGCGACAGTGCGGGCGTGTTCGGGGCGGCCTTTCTAACGGTGGGTAATTTTCCCCTATCACATTAA
- a CDS encoding glycerol-3-phosphate dehydrogenase/oxidase has translation MDFSYKNRNQFIAALKRHHFDVLVIGGGITGAGIALDAASRGLGVALVEKDDFASGTSSRSTKLVHGGLRYLKQFEFALVKEVGSERAVIHQLAPHLVLPEKMLLPLREHRGYGSILTSLGLKLYDWLAGVTGKDRRLMLTRRQALRREPLLKKDDVKGGALYAEYRTDDGRLTIEVVKKAHKYGATALNYCQVAQLKYSDRGKVCGALVHDNISGESFDVRSQVVVNATGPWVDQLRAMDKPVEGKRLHLTKGVHIVLPRGKLPIRQSIYFDVADGRMVFAIPRGNTTYVGTTDTDYLGNLDKVVITRQDAQYLVDGVNENFPGATLHVEDIESGWAGLRPLVHEEGKAASALSRKDEVFVSPSGLYSIAGGKLTGYRKMAERIVDMVVGGLPQKKAVLKCYTQKIRLADGQLTNTKRVGRYVAALKKRLQKFGLEGEVATYLCGNYGKQSDKILAKLKAARGEGIHLALLKEELRYGVENEMVCSSVDFFKRRTGRLYFDMESVLKYKGPVIDGLAGLLGWDDEGKNKDALRLETELLEARNFLKKE, from the coding sequence ATGGATTTTTCATACAAAAACCGAAACCAATTTATTGCCGCCCTGAAAAGGCACCACTTTGATGTGTTGGTGATAGGAGGGGGCATAACGGGTGCTGGCATAGCCCTGGACGCGGCCTCGCGTGGCCTAGGGGTGGCCCTTGTGGAAAAGGATGACTTTGCCTCCGGCACCAGCAGCCGTTCCACAAAACTGGTTCATGGTGGCCTTAGGTACCTAAAACAATTTGAATTTGCACTGGTAAAGGAAGTAGGCAGTGAGCGCGCGGTAATCCACCAACTGGCGCCCCATCTCGTCCTTCCTGAAAAAATGCTGCTGCCACTGCGGGAGCACCGTGGCTATGGCAGCATCCTTACTTCCCTGGGCTTGAAATTGTACGACTGGCTGGCAGGGGTCACGGGCAAAGACAGAAGGCTGATGCTTACCAGAAGGCAGGCCCTTAGGCGCGAGCCATTGCTCAAAAAGGATGATGTGAAAGGCGGGGCGCTGTATGCCGAATACAGGACGGACGATGGCAGGCTCACCATTGAAGTGGTGAAGAAAGCCCATAAGTATGGTGCCACTGCCCTCAATTACTGTCAGGTGGCCCAACTCAAATATTCGGACAGGGGGAAAGTGTGTGGGGCGCTTGTGCACGACAATATTTCCGGTGAATCGTTTGATGTAAGGTCACAGGTGGTGGTCAATGCCACAGGGCCTTGGGTGGACCAACTTCGGGCAATGGACAAGCCAGTGGAGGGGAAGCGGCTTCACCTCACCAAAGGGGTGCATATTGTATTGCCCAGAGGAAAACTCCCAATACGGCAATCCATTTATTTTGATGTGGCGGACGGGCGTATGGTTTTTGCCATTCCACGCGGCAACACCACTTATGTGGGCACTACGGACACCGACTACCTGGGCAACCTCGACAAGGTGGTGATCACCCGCCAGGATGCACAATACCTGGTCGATGGCGTCAACGAAAATTTTCCCGGGGCAACCCTTCATGTGGAAGACATTGAGTCAGGGTGGGCAGGCCTGCGCCCCTTGGTCCATGAAGAGGGGAAGGCAGCCTCCGCCCTTTCGCGCAAGGACGAGGTTTTTGTTTCACCGAGCGGGCTGTATTCCATCGCAGGGGGCAAGCTTACCGGCTATAGGAAAATGGCGGAAAGGATTGTGGACATGGTGGTAGGGGGGCTTCCGCAGAAGAAAGCGGTATTAAAATGTTATACACAGAAGATCAGGCTTGCCGATGGCCAGCTTACCAATACCAAACGTGTGGGGAGGTATGTGGCGGCACTAAAAAAACGGCTGCAAAAATTTGGGCTGGAAGGGGAGGTGGCCACTTACCTTTGCGGGAATTATGGAAAACAATCGGACAAAATTCTTGCAAAATTAAAGGCAGCCCGGGGCGAAGGCATCCACCTTGCACTGCTGAAGGAAGAATTGCGCTATGGTGTTGAAAATGAAATGGTTTGTTCTTCCGTGGATTTCTTTAAACGCAGGACGGGAAGGCTGTATTTTGACATGGAAAGCGTTTTGAAATACAAAGGGCCGGTCATCGATGGGTTGGCTGGGCTATTGGGGTGGGATGATGAAGGGAAAAACAAGGATGCCCTCAGGCTGGAAACCGAACTTCTCGAAGCTCGAAACTTTTTAAAAAAGGAATGA
- the glpK gene encoding glycerol kinase GlpK: MGKYIIALDQGTTSSRAVLFDERGAIQAMAQQEFAQVFPKPGWVEHDPKEILSTQLGMLHKVLEENKVNPGSVAAIGITNQRETTVVWDKKTGEPIYNAIVWQDKRTAALCEKLKALGLEEYVRRNTGLVIDSYFSGTKINWILNHVEGAMERAKRGELLFGTIDTWLIWNMTKGKSHLTDYSNASRTMLYNIRKLEWDGKLLAELGIPDAMLPQVVASASDFGRYEMGGGVSVPISGVAGDQQAALFGQACFRPGMAKNTYGTGCFMLMNTGDNIHQSKNGLITTIAWGLDGKVEYALEGSVFIAGAAIQWLRDSLHLIDQSQDSEYFAAKALGSNEVYVVPAFAGLGAPYWDMYARGAIFGLTRDTGKDHIIKATLESLAYQTKDVLDAMEEDAGVKLASLKVDGGASANNILMQFQADILGTEVERPKVIESTAMGAAYLAGIQAGLWKKEAIANDRKTDRVFKPAMDDKKREKLYKGWQKAVKRSMKWVDEG; encoded by the coding sequence ATGGGAAAATACATAATTGCACTGGATCAGGGGACCACCAGTTCCAGGGCGGTGCTTTTTGATGAAAGGGGTGCCATCCAGGCAATGGCGCAGCAGGAGTTTGCCCAGGTTTTTCCCAAGCCCGGTTGGGTGGAGCACGACCCGAAGGAAATACTGTCAACCCAGTTGGGGATGCTGCATAAGGTGCTGGAGGAAAACAAGGTCAACCCGGGATCGGTGGCAGCAATAGGCATTACCAACCAACGCGAAACGACAGTGGTGTGGGACAAGAAGACAGGCGAACCCATTTATAATGCCATTGTGTGGCAGGACAAACGGACGGCCGCGCTGTGCGAAAAACTTAAAGCCCTTGGGTTGGAGGAATACGTGCGCAGGAACACCGGGCTGGTAATAGACTCTTATTTTTCAGGCACCAAAATCAATTGGATACTCAACCATGTGGAGGGGGCAATGGAACGGGCAAAAAGGGGCGAACTGCTCTTTGGCACCATCGATACCTGGCTGATATGGAACATGACCAAAGGAAAATCGCACCTGACGGATTACAGCAACGCCTCCAGGACAATGCTGTACAACATCCGGAAGTTGGAATGGGACGGAAAACTGTTGGCGGAGTTGGGCATACCTGATGCCATGCTGCCTCAGGTAGTGGCATCCGCATCGGACTTTGGCCGGTATGAAATGGGGGGAGGGGTGTCGGTTCCGATTTCCGGGGTGGCAGGCGACCAGCAGGCGGCCCTATTTGGCCAGGCCTGCTTCCGGCCTGGAATGGCAAAAAACACCTATGGCACGGGATGTTTTATGTTGATGAACACAGGGGACAACATCCATCAGTCGAAAAATGGATTGATCACCACCATCGCCTGGGGCTTGGACGGAAAAGTGGAATATGCATTGGAGGGCAGCGTGTTCATTGCCGGTGCCGCCATACAATGGTTGCGCGACAGTTTGCATTTGATTGATCAGTCCCAGGACTCTGAATATTTTGCCGCGAAAGCCCTTGGCTCCAATGAGGTGTATGTGGTGCCGGCATTTGCGGGCCTGGGCGCGCCATACTGGGACATGTATGCCAGGGGTGCCATTTTTGGATTGACGCGCGATACCGGCAAAGACCATATCATCAAGGCCACACTGGAGTCTTTGGCCTATCAAACCAAAGATGTATTGGATGCCATGGAGGAAGATGCAGGGGTGAAATTGGCCAGCCTGAAGGTGGATGGCGGGGCCAGTGCCAACAACATCCTCATGCAATTCCAGGCAGATATATTGGGGACGGAAGTAGAGCGCCCCAAAGTCATAGAGTCCACCGCTATGGGGGCGGCCTACCTTGCTGGCATACAGGCAGGTTTATGGAAAAAAGAAGCCATTGCCAATGACAGGAAAACCGACAGGGTGTTTAAGCCAGCCATGGACGATAAGAAAAGGGAAAAACTTTACAAGGGTTGGCAGAAAGCAGTAAAAAGGTCTATGAAATGGGTAGATGAAGGGTGA
- a CDS encoding aquaporin family protein: MSPYLAEFVGTMILVVLGDGVVAGVLLKQSKSENAGWMVVVVAWGLAVAFAIYAVGGYSGAHINPAVTLALAFNGSFPWADVPAYCLSQLLGAFVGAAIVWLHYFPHWKATENKEAKLAVFCTAPAIRAALPNFISEFIGTLVLIMGLLFIGANKFAEGLNPLVVGALISVIGFSLGGTTGFAINPARDLGPRLAHFILPIAGKGPSDWAYSWVPVLGPLAGGLAGAWLYQMLIS, from the coding sequence ATGTCCCCTTATTTGGCAGAATTTGTTGGTACCATGATTTTGGTGGTGCTTGGTGACGGGGTAGTGGCCGGGGTATTGTTGAAGCAATCCAAATCCGAAAATGCCGGCTGGATGGTGGTCGTTGTTGCATGGGGCCTGGCGGTGGCTTTTGCCATTTATGCCGTAGGCGGCTACAGCGGGGCACACATCAATCCCGCAGTCACACTGGCCTTGGCGTTCAATGGAAGCTTTCCCTGGGCGGATGTCCCGGCCTATTGCCTTTCCCAGTTGCTGGGGGCATTTGTTGGGGCGGCCATTGTGTGGTTGCACTACTTTCCCCATTGGAAGGCAACGGAAAATAAAGAAGCCAAGCTGGCGGTATTTTGTACCGCACCGGCCATACGCGCTGCCCTCCCCAATTTTATTAGCGAGTTCATCGGCACCCTGGTGCTCATCATGGGGTTGCTGTTTATTGGGGCCAACAAGTTTGCCGAAGGGCTAAACCCCCTGGTGGTGGGCGCCCTGATTTCGGTTATCGGTTTTAGCCTGGGGGGCACCACAGGGTTTGCCATAAATCCTGCCCGTGACCTGGGCCCCCGGTTGGCGCACTTTATCTTGCCCATAGCGGGCAAAGGCCCGTCCGATTGGGCATACAGTTGGGTGCCGGTATTGGGCCCGCTTGCAGGTGGCCTGGCCGGTGCTTGGTTGTATCAAATGTTGATTTCTTAA
- the dcm gene encoding DNA (cytosine-5-)-methyltransferase, producing MKEYYTLSEVADLLGKSKETLRRWDHNGKLTAVRDPMSNYRVYRKEQLKVFDELDFLFNPSDNGNKAIPDHNYTVLELFAGAGGLAIGLDKAGLKCVALNEIDHWAAETLRKNRPHWNVLEGDVKDLSFHHLRNQVDVVTGGFPCQAFSYAGKKLGLNDARGTLFYEFARVVEETKPLICVGENVRGLLNHDSGRTIEGMKSILEEIGYRPLEPRILKAIFYNVPQKRERLILVGVRKDIEVGFGFPKPYKKIHTLRDALKAGGLYATDVPVSEGGRYPVGKQAILEKVPPGGYWRDLPIDLQKKYMQKSFYLEGGKTGMARRMNWEEPSLTLTCSPSQKQTERCHPDETRPFTVREYARIQTFPDDWEFAGPVSSRYRQIGNAVPVNLAREVGYSLVKFLNDTYQRYGFFEKEVDAHPVKKKLVQ from the coding sequence ATGAAAGAATACTATACCCTTTCCGAAGTTGCCGATTTGCTGGGAAAAAGTAAAGAAACATTGCGAAGGTGGGACCACAACGGGAAGCTTACCGCAGTGCGTGATCCCATGAGTAACTACAGGGTTTATCGTAAGGAACAGCTCAAGGTATTCGATGAACTGGACTTTCTCTTTAACCCATCGGACAACGGAAATAAGGCCATTCCAGACCATAACTACACCGTGCTGGAATTGTTTGCGGGTGCTGGAGGACTTGCCATAGGACTTGATAAGGCAGGGCTCAAGTGCGTGGCCCTCAATGAGATAGATCACTGGGCTGCAGAAACCCTAAGGAAAAACAGGCCCCACTGGAATGTGTTGGAAGGGGATGTTAAGGACCTTTCCTTTCACCACCTGAGGAACCAGGTGGATGTGGTAACCGGGGGCTTTCCCTGCCAGGCGTTCAGCTATGCAGGCAAGAAGCTGGGATTAAACGATGCCAGGGGCACCCTTTTCTATGAATTTGCCAGGGTGGTTGAGGAAACAAAACCCCTCATTTGCGTAGGGGAAAACGTAAGGGGCCTGCTCAACCATGACAGCGGCAGGACAATTGAGGGCATGAAGTCCATATTGGAGGAAATCGGGTACAGGCCATTGGAGCCAAGGATATTGAAGGCTATTTTTTACAATGTGCCGCAGAAAAGGGAAAGGCTCATTTTGGTGGGGGTGCGAAAGGATATTGAGGTGGGTTTTGGCTTCCCCAAGCCATACAAAAAAATACATACCCTGAGGGATGCCCTGAAAGCCGGTGGGCTATATGCCACCGATGTCCCTGTGTCGGAAGGGGGGCGCTACCCTGTGGGGAAGCAGGCCATTTTGGAAAAGGTGCCACCCGGGGGCTACTGGCGCGACCTCCCCATTGACCTGCAAAAAAAATACATGCAAAAGAGTTTTTATCTGGAAGGGGGCAAAACGGGCATGGCCAGGCGCATGAATTGGGAGGAACCCAGCCTCACCCTCACGTGCAGCCCTTCGCAAAAGCAAACGGAGCGGTGCCACCCGGACGAGACGAGGCCCTTCACGGTACGCGAATATGCGAGGATTCAAACGTTTCCTGATGACTGGGAATTTGCAGGCCCGGTCTCTAGCAGGTACAGGCAAATTGGAAATGCGGTTCCTGTAAACCTGGCCAGGGAAGTGGGCTACTCCCTCGTGAAATTCCTTAATGACACTTACCAACGCTATGGCTTTTTCGAAAAGGAAGTGGATGCCCACCCGGTCAAAAAGAAACTTGTCCAGTAA
- a CDS encoding very short patch repair endonuclease, producing the protein MKRYKEHPIKVPRFEESEGFYTTRERSRQMSRIRGKDTQPELMFRKALRAEGIGYRINVKTLPGKPDIANRSKGFVVFIDGGFWHGYNWKEKKRKIKSNRAFWIPKIERNMQRDRENNLKLAGMGLKVFRFWEHEVKKDMEGCIREVIGFLRTSLAKGR; encoded by the coding sequence TTGAAGAGATATAAAGAACATCCAATAAAAGTGCCCAGGTTTGAGGAGTCGGAAGGCTTTTACACCACCAGGGAAAGGAGCCGGCAGATGTCCAGGATACGGGGCAAGGACACCCAGCCCGAGTTGATGTTCCGGAAAGCACTGCGTGCAGAGGGCATTGGGTACCGGATAAACGTAAAAACGCTGCCGGGCAAGCCCGATATTGCCAACCGGTCAAAAGGATTTGTCGTGTTCATAGACGGGGGCTTCTGGCATGGGTACAATTGGAAGGAAAAGAAGCGGAAAATAAAGTCCAACCGTGCCTTTTGGATCCCTAAAATCGAAAGGAACATGCAGCGCGACAGGGAGAACAATTTGAAACTGGCGGGCATGGGGCTGAAGGTGTTCCGGTTTTGGGAGCATGAAGTAAAAAAAGACATGGAGGGATGCATCCGCGAGGTCATTGGCTTTCTAAGGACAAGCCTGGCTAAAGGGCGGTAA
- the msrA gene encoding peptide-methionine (S)-S-oxide reductase MsrA, whose translation MATATFGGGCFWCTEAVFLEVKGVEKVVPGYSGGKVKNPSYREVCTGNTGHAEVVQVTYDPEVASYGTLLEVFWNTHDPTTPNQQGADVGTQYRSVVFYQNEEEKNMARDYKQQLDKSGIFKGPIVTEISPLVNFYPAEEAHKNYYALNPNQGYCQYVIRPKVEKFRKRYEAHLKSNPTPTK comes from the coding sequence ATGGCAACCGCTACCTTTGGTGGGGGGTGCTTTTGGTGCACCGAAGCCGTTTTCCTGGAAGTGAAAGGCGTGGAAAAAGTTGTGCCGGGTTACTCTGGCGGCAAGGTAAAAAACCCCAGCTACCGCGAAGTGTGCACGGGCAACACTGGCCACGCGGAGGTGGTCCAGGTCACCTACGATCCTGAAGTGGCCTCCTATGGAACATTACTGGAAGTTTTCTGGAATACCCACGACCCCACGACCCCCAACCAGCAGGGTGCTGACGTGGGCACACAATACCGGTCCGTGGTTTTTTACCAGAATGAGGAAGAAAAGAACATGGCCCGGGATTATAAGCAGCAATTGGACAAATCGGGGATTTTTAAGGGGCCCATAGTTACCGAAATAAGCCCTTTGGTCAATTTCTACCCGGCAGAAGAAGCCCATAAAAACTATTACGCCCTTAACCCCAACCAGGGGTATTGCCAATACGTGATCAGGCCCAAAGTGGAGAAGTTTCGAAAGCGGTACGAAGCACATTTGAAAAGCAACCCAACCCCAACAAAGTGA